The Helicobacter sp. MIT 21-1697 genome segment GATGTCCTCATCTTTGAGGATATATTCTCCGGGCGTGAGTTTGCCATTATCTTCAATGGGATTATGAATTGTAACAAGCTTTGTTCCATCAGGAAAACTCACTTCTACCTGCACTTCATCAACCATACTCGCTACACCTTCCATTACCTCATCAGCTTTGAGAATCTCTCTACCTTGCTGCATAAGTTCTGCTACGCTTTTGTTACCCTCTCGCGCAAGCTCCATAATTTCCATACTGATAAGGGCTATGGATTCAACATAATTCAGTTTAATACCTCGTTCTTTGCGGCTTTTGGCTAATGCCCCAGCATAATGTAACATTAGTTTATCTAATTCTTTAGGTGTTAATCTCATACTCTATCCTTTATTTTATAATTTTTACTCTCTTTAGAGGCGCGAGGATTGTAAAATCTTATGATAAATACTTATTAAATAGTGTGTTTTATGGCATCTAAGTATTAAAGGCAGCAAGTTATAATGTTAGTATTTATAAAATGAAAGAATATAGGGTGCAAAATGAGAATCTTAATGAATTGTGTAAAGAAATTGCTTCAAAAAAGGTGCGCTGATGAGACTTTGAATAAAACGCTTCATTATAAAAAATTAAAGATAAAACCTCCAACAAAACTAAAGCCTTTTGAATGGCAGGAGCAGAAACTCAAAAAGAAAGGCTATAAGGGCGATGAGATTTATAAGATTATTATCAATACTGCCACAAACCCAATAAATCAAAAAATGAGCGATAAACCTCAAAAGTGCAAAGAGGATTTGCCTACCCCAAGAGAAGCAGCAGAGCGTGAAAATCTCAATTATCTTATGTGGTGCGATAAAGAATGGAATGAAGATGATGAGGGCAATATGCGCTGGGAGTTTGAGCTGTGGAATTTTGGCTATGAAGATGCCTTGAATTTGTGTGGGGCTATATGGACGATATTTGATTGTAACATTGTTTTATTAGATTTTTATGATTTGGTAGAAACAAAAATTTGGCGTTTTAGTATTAATGATATGCCTTGTTTGTGGTATTTTAATGACTTCCCCGCTTATCATTACATTATTCCATTTGAGCAAACCCAAGAAAATTGCGCCAAACTTGAGGGCTATATGAAAATCCTCGTTGATGAGCTCAATAGAATCGCTATTGAGAAAATCATAGAGCCTTATTGAATAAAAGAAAGAACAGAATGCTTTAATATTGAGGTGATAAAACTTATTTTCCAAATAAGTAGCTTCCAAACCAAAATACCATGCATTTTTTAGCTTTTTGGCTAAAGTTATTGTATTTTTTCTGCACGATAGAATCATCAAAGTAGAGTTCTCTTGCATTTTTCAATGTAAGGGCAAAGCCTATATCCTCACGCCTTTTTGTAATCTCACCTCCTTTTTCATAGATAAAGCCTATGTGAATATAGTTTTGCTCTTCATCATCATAGAATCTTTTTTTAAAATCTAAGCACAAATAATGCGCGATTTCTAGCGGATGATTCTGTTCCTTTTCTTTGCTCTCTCCAAAAAGCACTTCGGCTTTTACATATGAGGTGTCTAGTTCTAAGGGTATGCTTTGGTGTGTAGGGATACCCTCTTTATAATTGGCGGCAGTGAATATTCGCTCTCCTTTGAGATAATCAGTGCAAGCTTTTGCATTGTTTTTTGGCACAAAATCATACACACTTCTCACCCAAAACCAACGATATTCTTTGAATACAGAATCTTTAGATTCAATAGATAATATGACCTGTCTTTTCATTGCAGCTCCTCAAATCGCCAAAGCATAAAGCTTGGCAATTATTATAGTGCAAATAAATCACTAAACTCATTAAATGGCGTGGATTCTAAAGTTTTTTGATTTGCGCATAATTCCTCAATAAGTGCGCATTTTTTCGCACTTAGTTTTCCTGCAATATTGCGTTTAAACTTTTCTACAAGCACAGGGATTCCCTCATCTCTGCGGCGTTTATGCCCAATAGGATACTCAACTTCTACTTTTTGGCTTTTACTACCATCTTTATAGAAAATCTGCACTGCATTGGCAATGGAGCGTTTATCAGATTCTAAATATTCGCGTGTATAGCGCTCATCAACTTCTACTACCATTTTAGCACGCAACGCGTCAATTCTTGAATCTTTTGCTACGCTATCCTCGTAATCATCAGCTGTAAGTCGTCCAAATACAAGCGGCACAGCTACCATATATTGAATGCAGTGGTCTCTATCAGCTGGATTTGCAAGCGGTCCTACTTTGTTAATGATTCTATGTCCGGATTCTTGAGTAGTAATGATGATTTTATCAATATCTTCAAGGCGATTTTTCACTTCATTATGAAGTTTAATCGCACACTCTACCGCAGTTTGTGCGTGAAATTCTGCGGGGAAACTGATTTTAAAAAGCACATTTTCCATTACATAGCTACCAAATTCTTGTGGAATGGTAAGTTTTTGTCCTCTCATTTTCACATCTTCAAATCCCCAAAATGAAGCACTCAATGCGCTTGGATAGCCCATTTCACCGCTTAATGCTTTTAGGGCGAGATTCACTCCTCTACTGCTTGCATCACCTGCAGCCCAACTTTTGCGCGAACCTGTATTTGGGGCGTGGCGATAAGTTCTCAATGCTCCACCATCAATAAAAGCGTGGCTCACAGCATTACGCACTTCATCAAAATTTCCTCCAAGCATAGCACAAGCCACAGCACTAGAGGCAATTCTCACAAGTAGCACGTGGTCTAATCCTACCTTGTTAAAGCAATTCTCTAAAGCCAAGATTCCTTGAATCTCGTGTGCTTTAATCATTGCGCTTAGCACATCTTTTACTTTGAGCGGCTCTTTGCCTGTGGCAATATTTTTGCGACTAAGATAATCTGCCACTGCCCAAATCGCCCCTAAATTATCACTTGGGTGTCCCCATTCTGCAGCAAGCCAAGTATCGTTAAAATCAAGCCATCTGACCATTGCACCAATATTAAATGCTGCTCTCTCTGGCTCTAATTGATAGCTAGTTCCGGGAATCTTTGCCCCCAATGGGCGAAACTCTGCTCCCTCTACCACGGGTCCTAAGATCTTCGTGCAAGCAGGAAAATTCAGTGCTAAAAGCCCACAGCCTATTGTATCCATAAGGCAATATCTTGCAGTCTCGTATGCAAGAGGTGAGTTAATTTCAAACTCTAGCGCATAGCGAGCAATTTTGCTTAATAGTTCATCAAACTCCGGTCGTTTTGTCTCTAAAATACCCATATCTACACTCATTGTGTTCTCCTTATATTTAGATTAAAAATGTGCCTAGCGATTATGCAGTGGCACAAATGCCTTTTTGTCTGGTCCAATATATTCTGAACTCGGGCGAATAAGTTTGTTATTTGCCCTTTGTTCAAAAATATGTGCCAACCACCCCGCTGTGCGAGAGAATATAAAAATTGGCGTAAAGTAGGGTGTTGGAATCCCCATAAAGTGATATGCAGACGCACTATAAAAATCCAAATTTGGAAAAAGCTTTTTTTGTTCCCACATCACTTTTTCTATCATTTCACTAATGGGATAAAGCCCCTCTGTATCGCCCACATCTTCACTAAGCTTTTTGCTCCATTGTTTTATCACTACATTGCGTGGGTCAGCTTTGACATACACGCGATGTCCAAAGCCCATAATTTTATCTTTTTTGGCAAGTTTATCTAAAATGCCTTTTTCAGCCTCTTGTGGAGTTTTATATTCGGTGATAAGCTCCATTGCTGCTTCATTTGCTCCTCCGTGCAAAGGTCCTCTAAGCGCACCAATCGCCCCTGTAATACCCGAATAAATATCCGACATAGTCGCTGTGATAACGCGCGCAGTGAATGTGCTTGCATTAAATTCGTGTTCAGCATAGAGAATCAAACTTATGTGCATTGCTTTTACCCATAAATCTTTTGGTGATTTTTGATGAAGAAGTTCCAAAAAATACCCAGCAATGGAGTCTTGGTGAGATTCTGTGTTTATTTCCTTGCCATTATGGTGATAGTGATGCCAAAAAGTAAGAGCTGAAGGGAAAATCCCCAAAAGCCTTGTAGCAATTTTATGCTGCATAGGAAAAGACATTTTTACAATATCATAGCTTTCAGGTTCAAGGCAGCCAAGCATAGAACAAGTTGTGCGCATAATATCCATAGGGTGTGCATTTTTTGGCAAAAGTTTAAGTGTATCCTTAAGCGCTTTGGGCAAACCTCTTGCTGCTATAAGCTCTTTTTTAAATGTTGCGAGTTCATTGGCATTTGGCAATTTTTCTTTTAAGAGCAAATAAGCCACTTCTTCAAATTCGCAATGTTCTGCTAAATCATAAATATCGTAGCCTCTATAATTGAGCCCGTGCCCTGTGCCAACCGTGCAAATAGCAGATTGTCCAGCAGTAATTCCTGCAAGTCCGCCTACTTTCGTATTTTTGATTGCTTCTCCCATAGTTTCTCCTTATTTCTTATGTTTAAATAATTCATCAAGCTTTTGCTCAAAAGTGTGATAACCAAGCATTTCATAAAGTTCTTCACGAGTTTGCATAGCATCTATACTTTGCTTTTGTGAGCCATTTTTGATAATGTCTTGAAAAACTGCAAGTGCAGCTTTATTCATTGCTCGTGCTGCAGAAAGAGGATAAAGCACCATTTTGACACCCACACTTTGAAGTTCAGTAGTAGTGAAATAGGGTGTTTTTCCAAATTCTGTGATATTTGCTAAAACAGGCACTTTTATATTTTGCGTGAATTGTTTATATTCCTCAAGCGTATGTATCGCTTCGGCAAAAATCATATCTGCTCCTGCCTCTACATAGGCTAATGCCCTCTCAATAGCGCGATTTTGCCCTTCACTTGCGTGTGCATCTGTGCGTGCCATCAATACAAAACTTTCATCAATTTTTGCATCTACTCCGGCTTTAATCCTATCGCACATTTCTTCTAAACTCACAAGCTCTTTATTAGGGCGGTGTCCGCAACGTTTTTGTGCTACTTGGTCTTCAATATGGCAGCCTGCTGCTCCGCTTCGTGTTAAATCTTTGATAGTGCGTGCGATGTTAAATGCCCCACCCCAGCCTGTATCTGCATCAACAAGTAGGGGTAAATCACTTGCTGCTGTGATTCTACGCACATCAATACATACATCTTCTAATGAGCTAATGCCTAAATCTGGCACTCCCAAACTCATCGCAGCTAATGCTCCTCCACTAAGATAAAGAGCTTTTGCTCCACTTTTTTGTGCTTGTATCGCACTATATGCGTTGATTACACCGATAATTTGCAGAGGATTATTGTGTGCTACTGCGTCTCTTAACTTCGTCCCTTGTGATTTCATTTTTCCTCCTTTGTTTTGATTGGATAGCCAAGCGCAGCAAGTGTTTTTTCAATTTCAGGCAAAACGCTTGAATCTTCAATGGTTGAGGGCATCTTCCATTCATTGCCATCGGCAATATCACGCATAGTATTGCGCAAAATCTTGCCGCTTCGTGTTTTGGGAAGTCTTGCCACAACAGCTACAATGTGTAATGACGCTACTGCGCCAATTTCCTCTCGCACAAGTTGCACCACACCTTCACATAGACTTTGTGTATCGCGTTCTAATCCATCTTTAAGCACGACAAAAGCTAATGGAATCTCTCCTTTGAGCTCATCATTCACACCAATAACTGCGCATTCAGCAATATCTGGGTGCTTTGAAATGGCTTCTTCCATACCACCTGTGGAGAGGCGATGTCCTGCGACATTGATTACGCCGTCCATTCGTCCCATTACAAATACATAGCCATCTTTGTCAATATACCCGCTATCACCTGTGAGATAATAACCCGGATAGTGATTGAGATAAGAGCGTTTATATCGTGCGTCATCACCCCAAATTCCACAAAGACACGCAGGAGGCAATGGAAGCTTGATAACAAGATTCCCTAATTTCCCCTTTTTGCATTCCTTGCCCTCTTCGTCAAGCACTTTAAGATTGAATCCGGGCATAGGTTTAGTGGGAGAACCCGGTTTAATAGGAAGTGGCTCTAAACCTAAGGGATTGGCTGCTATTGCCCAGCCGGTTTCTGTTTGCCACCAATTATCAACCACAGGCTTTTTCGTAAGCTTTTCAATCCATTTAAGCGTATTTGTATCACAACGTTCTCCAGCAACAAATACTGCCTTAAGCGAGGATAAGTCATATTTTTTAAGCCATTCGCCCTTAGGATCTTCTTTTTTGATAGCTCTAAATGCAGTAGGTGCAGAGAAGAGGATATTGACCTTATACTCTTCCACAATACGCCAAAATGCGCCGGGATTTGGCGTTTTAACAGGTTTGCCTTCATAGAGGATTGTTGTGCAACCATTCATTAGCGGTGCATATACAATATAGCTATGCCCAACTACCCAGCCTACATCGCTTGCAGCCCAAAATACATCACCGGGTTTGGCATTATAAATATTGTCCATTGACCATTTCATAGCCACAGAATGTCCGCCATTACCACGAATAACGCCTTTTGGTTTGCCTGTTGTGCCTGAAGTATAAAGTATATATAGTGGGTCAGTTGCATTAAGTGGGACACATTCTACACCTTCGGTTTTTTCTTCTTCACTCTCCCAATCTACATCACGCCAAGGGAGCATATTTGCCCTCTCTTGAGGACGTTGCCAAATCAGACAAGTAGTGGGCTTATGACTTGAAGACTTAATGGCTTCATCAAGAATAGGCTTATATTTGACTACACGACTAATTTCTATACCGCACGAAGCACTAATGATTACTCGTGGTTTGGCATCTTCAATACGTGAAGCAAGCTCGTGTGAAGCAAATCCGCCAAATACAACGCTGTGGATAGCTCCGATTCTCGCACAAGCAAGCATAGCAATGACTGCTTCTGGAATCATTGGCATATAAATAAGCACTCTATCGCCTTTGACTATACCTTTATTTACAAGTATCCCTGCAGTTTTAGCTACGCGTTTGCGCAATTCTTTATAAGTGTAAGATTTTTTTGTATCAGTTACAGGCGAATCATAATGAAGTGCTACTTGCTCACCTCTACCATTTTCTATATGCAAATCAAGAGCATTGTAGCAAGTATTCATACAGCCTCCTACAAACCAACGATAATGGTCATTGACAACATCAAGCACCTTATCCCATTCGTGATACCAATGCACTTTTTTTGCAGCTTCTGCCCAAAAGATTTCTGGATTCTCAATGGATTGTTGATAAATTTCTTGATATGTGGGCATTTTTTCTCCTTTATAAGTAAGATTATTGCTTAAAGTTCTATTCTAGCTTGATTGATGAGATTTGCTTTGAACAATTTTTGATTTTTAAACACAAGATTTGAGCATAAATGCTATAATTGAACAAAAATTGTGCATTTTATGTCCAAAATCAGAGAATATGAGAACATCAAGGATTAAAATATGGCATTTGGAGCATTAGAAAAATTGATTATTATCTACCAACAATCAGGCTTAAGTGTGTCAAAATTTGCCCAAATTATCGGAAAAGATAGACGCACACTTACTTCGTGGATTGATAAAAGTGTGCAAAAACAGCCTTCTAGCGAAGTTCTTACAGCAGTGAGTACCTTTTTTCGCTATCCTGAAAATATTTGGGAGCAATGTGATGAGCAGGAGTTTTATGCTCTGCTTAAAAATGTGCCAAAGAGTGAAGTAAAAATCATTGATAAGGGCTATGAAGGCGGTTTAGAGTATATTTTAGATAAAGAATCTAAGAGACGTTTTGTGATTCACCCTCGTTTTCCTTCACCTGCATATCGTGATAAAATTGTTACTTTTCCCTACAAATTTGGACAAAATCCACGCGCAATGCATTTGCGCAAAATGCGTTATGAATTAATGCTTGAACACGGATTTGAGAGTATAGAATGGTATAGTATAGAATCTTTACTGCGTTTTGCATTCTCGCCTATTGGCAATATCTATACTATGAGGCAGAGGCTTGAAGTGTTGGATTTAATGCTCCAAAGTCTTGAGGACAACTATAATAAAAGCCTTTATCTTTTTGATTCATACAGCACGAAGATGTTTGGCGTGGATACAACCTATATTTCCATTAATCCTCACGATAATCTAATGTTTTTCAAAATGCCCATAGATTCACTGATTGTAGAGATTAGCAATAAAACGCTTGTGCATAGAATCCATAAGCATTTCACTTCTCCCTCACACGCGCCAAAGCATATCCCCAAAGATTATGCGCCACAGATTCTGAAAATGTGTGCTGAATGTATCACGAAGAAAAAGGATATGATAGCCTTTTGTGCGCTCATAAATGAAAAAACCCCATATGCACCGCTTTTTATGAGTAGCATTTCAACGGAATATCATCATCTTTTTGTTCAATAGTTTATTTTAATGAGCACTCCCAATCATAAGCACTTTTGACAATCAATCTTAAATCATCGTATTGAGGTTTCCATTGTGTCAGGGAGAGAATCTTGTCATTTTTAGCGCTTAGCTCAATAGGGTCGCCTTCTCTACGAGCAGATTCTATAACTTTAAAATCTACTCCGCTGACTTGCTTGACAATATCAATGACTTCTTTTACGCTATATCCTTTAGAGTAGCCCACATTAAAGATATTTGAAGTATTTGTGCTTTGGAGATAGTGCAAGGCTTCAAGATGCGCACTTGCTAAATCATCAATATGGATATAATCGCGAATACAAGTGCCGTCTTTTGTGGGATAATCTGTGCCAAAGATACTCATACTCTCTCTTTTGCCACACGCACATTCACAAGCGACTTTGATAAGATGTGTGGCATTCTTGCTCCTTTGTCCCAAGCCTTTAGATTGTGATAGAATCTCTGTCGTGTTCTCCATACTTGCCCCTGCGACATTGAAATAACGCAATGCTACATAATTAAAGTTTTGTATAGCCTTTGCTGTATCTGCCAAAACTCGCTCACTCATCATTTTTGAAGCACCATAGGGATTGATAGGTAAAAGTGGAGCATTTTCATCAATGGGGATAAGCGCCATATCGGGCTCTCCATATACGGCAGCAGTGGAGCTAAAGATAAATTTTGTTATGCCGTATTCTACACATAGGGCAATAAGATTTGTGGTGTTGAGCGTGTTGTTTGTATAGTATTCAAGTGGTTTGAGGACAGATTCTCCTACGATAAGCGAAGCAGCAAAGTGAATGACAGCCTCAAATTGATAGTGCAACAACAAAGGGCGCATTTTGGATATATCATTGATATTGCTTTGCACAAAGCTCACTCGTTCTCCAAAACATTCTTGGAGGTAAGCGATGTTTTCTTTAAAGCCTGTGCTTAAATCATCAACGATGAGCAAGTGATAATTTGTGTTTTTCAACAAACAATAGGCAGTGTGCGAGCCGATGTAGCCACTTGCACCTGTGAGCAAAAGATGAGGCATATATGCTCCTTGAAATAGAATCTAAATTGTAGATTCTATCAAGTTTTAGCTAAATATATCCTGCGACTTTTGCGAGTAAATATCCTGCCACACAAGAGATAAGTCTAGGCAAGATAAAACACGAGATTTTGACAAAGCCTAATTATTTAAGTGTTTTTATGGCGTGAGTGTGTTAAAGTGAGGCATTTATATCATATATCTAAGGATTCTAAGTAAATGGCAGCTTTTGAAATTGTGCTTGTTGAACCACAGATTCCGCAAAATACAGGCAATATCGGGCGACTTTGCGTAGCGACAGATTCTATATTGCATTTGATACATCCGCTTGGCTTTAGCACATCACAAAAAGAGCTTAAGCGCGCTGGGCTTGATTATTGGCAGCATTTGCAGGTATATGAATGGGCGGATTTGGATACATTTTGGCATACTTATTCACCAAATGAGCGACATTTTTTCTTTAGCACTAAAGCAGAGCAGATTTATTTTGATGCAGATTTTTCTCAAGGTGGATTTTTGTATTTTGGCAGGGAAGATGCGGGATTAAATGAAAGCATTTTGCATACATATCATACGCAAGTCTATAAACTTCCAATGAAAGCAGGTGTGCGAAGTATCAATCTCGCCACAAGTGTTGGCGCGGCTCTTTATGAGGGAATGCGTCAATGCCAATGTTATAAGATTCTCTAAATTCTGTTTTAGTTTTATATTTGCGTGGCGGCGTGAGTGTAGATTCTCACATCTTCTTTCCCAAAAGCTTGGAGGAGTTTATTGATGATAAATTGTGCTTTTTGCTCATCAATAAACATTCTAAAAAGTCCATATTCTTGCCTGCCACTTACTTGTTCTGAAGCACTTTGTAAAAGGAGATTGGAAGCATATTTAGCACAAGGAATATAGAAAAAATCATCATAGCCATCTTCTAGGAGCATATCTACAATCGCATCTTTGAGTGTATCTTTAAAATAAATATCAATACTTAATGCTTCTTGTCCCATTATATTGCTCTACACATTATGAGATAAGATTGGGAGTTTGCTCACCCCAAGCAATAACTTCTTTGATTTTAAAAATGCCTATAATATAAAAGACACTACCGAATATAGCTAAAATAGCCCCAATAAACAAAATAATGGCATCTATGATAAGTATAAAATTAGTAGAAGCAGGAAGGCTTGAACTGCCTGAATAAGCTGCATAAATAAATAATGCAATGAAAGTTGTAATGCCCACAATAATGGTTCCAAATAAAGCTAATTTAAAACCTTTAAAAAAGAGTGGTTCATTCAAAATAAAGCTTAGTTCTTTGCTTATTTGCCAATAAATATAGATGAGGACAATATAGATAATACACATAATAATGGCACTAATGGTATTATTAAAAGACGATGAACCGCCTAAGAAATTCAATACAAATGCTAAAAAAACTATGAATAAAATAAGCCCAAAATATGCGAGATAGAGATTAAATAAACGTCTTCTTAAACTCAATTTGGAGAGGAGATAATATGAAAAGAATATACATATTATATTGCAAAAACTAAGAATATTAATAGCTATGGTGGCTGTTGATGAGAGCATTATTAGTTCTTCTGCGGATTGTGTGCCCATAAAAATAACGATAGAAAGCAAAATTAGACTGATTAAGATTGGGATAATTTGTAACCATTTAGCGCGTTTAAGTAGTGGCGTGTGTTCAATAGTATGAATGGGGATATTATCAGGGATTGGTGGCATATTTACACGAAATAGGGACATTTAGGTTTCCTTTTGTTTGAAATAAAAAGTGCGCATTCTATCACATTAATTTAAATATTGTTTGGATTTATAATTTGATAATTTTTGCTCCAAAACCACCCATATTGGCAGGTGCATCGCTAAAGGAGAGAATCTTTGGGTGAGCAAGGAGATAATCCCGTACAAGTTTGCTTAAAATCCCTGTGCCAATGCCGTGATAAACAAGCACTTCATCATACCCTGCAATGAGCGCATTTGATAAAAACTCATCAAGCTTTTCCAAAGCTTCCTCTCCACGCATTCCGTGCAAGTCAAGGCTCACACCCACACTTTTATTTTGCTTAAAATTAAAATGAGATTTTGGCGTGAGAGAGGGTGCAAAAGAGGGTTTAAGATTCTCTAGCTTTTCTTTTACTTTAAATCCGCTTTCAAGCTCTATGACACACATTTTGCCTTTTATATTTACAATATGTCCCTTTGTATTTTTATATTTTATTGTATCACCAACTTGAAATATATGAGGATTTTGCGCTGTTTTTTGGGGAGAGGGTGCAGTATGAAGAATCTTATGAGATTGGTTAAAAGCTTTGTGCATTTCTTTGCTCTCTTGCGCTTTGAGGGCAGATTTGAGTGTTTGTGTGGCTTGGTGATAGGTAGATGCTAAATTGTGTTTGAGCTGCTCAAACTCTTCTTTTTGCGCTTGAGCAGATTCATTAAGATTAAGAATCTTACGCTCATACTCTGCAATGAGGGATTCTAACTCAAGGCGCTTTTGCGCAAGCGTGATTTCTAGCTCACTTGAGCGCTCAATAAGCTCATTTAATCGCTCTTTATCTTTGCCATATACAGCCTTTGCTTGAGCAATAAGAGAGGCAGGGATACCATATCTTTGCGCACTTTCAAACGCATAGCTTTTGCCAATACTGCCATCAAGAAACTCAAAGAGCGGCACTTGAGCTTGAATATCATACATCGCTGCACAGAGTTGCACTTTGGGATTATGCGCCATAAGGGCTGCAAGATGTTTATGATGTGTGGTGAGGAGGATTTTTGCATTATGTTCAAGCAAATACTCAAGTAAGACTTTATACAGACTAGCTGCCTCATCTGCGTCTGTGCCCAGCTCAATCTCATCAATACCGAGCAACAAATCAGAGGTATTAAGAATCTCCTTAAACTCAAGCATACGCCCTGCAAAAGTAGAAATATCATTTTTGCTATTTTGAGGGTCAGAGATAATGGCTATAATGTGCTTAAAATATGGAATCTGTGAGTGATGAGCGTTAATTTTCAGCGGAATAAGAAATTTACTTAAAAAACACGCGCTAAGGAGCGATTTTAAAAGCATTGTTTTTCCCCCAGCATTGACACCTGTAATCATCAACACATCACCCTTATATGCAAAATTGATAGGTTTTGGGGATTGTAGGGCAGGGTGGGAAAATTCCGATAAGATAATGTTTTTTTCACGCGTCATTTGATAGATAAAAGAGAGATTATGAGCTTTGGCAAAACTCAATCGCGCATAGATATGGTCAAAAGTATCAAAGGCAGAGTTAAGAAATCGCAAAAATCGCTCGTGTTTATGAAGTATGCTTGAGAGGGATTTGCAGATGGCATAGAGATGTTGCGCTAAGTCATCTTTGAGTTCATTTTGCTTTTCTTTAAGTGCTATAATACTCTCTGGGACAAGGTAGAAAAATCCACTATGTGAGCGTTCAAGCACTATGCCTTTAATGATATGGTTATATCCAGCCTTAAGCAAAAGACATTCGTTTTGATTGATATAATGCACAGAAGAATCCACAAGATAAGGAGCGAGGCTAGAAGAGTGCAAAATGCGTGATATATGCTCATCAATGCGCATTTTAGTGCGTGAAATATGGGATTTAAGCGTATCAATTTCGCTATACACGCCCTCTTTAATCTCTCCTTTTTCATCAAATACATTATCAATCTCTACTAATACATCAGGGATAAGAATCTTATCAAGCCATTCTTTAGTGCGCGGAGCAGATTCGGATATATGTTTTTTAAGATAAATAAAATACCGCATAAGCTTGATAAATGCAAAGATTTCAGACAATCTTAGA includes the following:
- a CDS encoding tRNA (cytidine(34)-2'-O)-methyltransferase — its product is MAAFEIVLVEPQIPQNTGNIGRLCVATDSILHLIHPLGFSTSQKELKRAGLDYWQHLQVYEWADLDTFWHTYSPNERHFFFSTKAEQIYFDADFSQGGFLYFGREDAGLNESILHTYHTQVYKLPMKAGVRSINLATSVGAALYEGMRQCQCYKIL
- a CDS encoding DUF3240 family protein, whose amino-acid sequence is MGQEALSIDIYFKDTLKDAIVDMLLEDGYDDFFYIPCAKYASNLLLQSASEQVSGRQEYGLFRMFIDEQKAQFIINKLLQAFGKEDVRIYTHAATQI
- a CDS encoding endonuclease MutS2, with product MQNHNEKLITKLDLSDFLADFLTYFAREKSFIFEGDRHFYAALLQELDTHPLTPPPPLENLNEPLRLLQKYGTLRLSEIFAFIKLMRYFIYLKKHISESAPRTKEWLDKILIPDVLVEIDNVFDEKGEIKEGVYSEIDTLKSHISRTKMRIDEHISRILHSSSLAPYLVDSSVHYINQNECLLLKAGYNHIIKGIVLERSHSGFFYLVPESIIALKEKQNELKDDLAQHLYAICKSLSSILHKHERFLRFLNSAFDTFDHIYARLSFAKAHNLSFIYQMTREKNIILSEFSHPALQSPKPINFAYKGDVLMITGVNAGGKTMLLKSLLSACFLSKFLIPLKINAHHSQIPYFKHIIAIISDPQNSKNDISTFAGRMLEFKEILNTSDLLLGIDEIELGTDADEAASLYKVLLEYLLEHNAKILLTTHHKHLAALMAHNPKVQLCAAMYDIQAQVPLFEFLDGSIGKSYAFESAQRYGIPASLIAQAKAVYGKDKERLNELIERSSELEITLAQKRLELESLIAEYERKILNLNESAQAQKEEFEQLKHNLASTYHQATQTLKSALKAQESKEMHKAFNQSHKILHTAPSPQKTAQNPHIFQVGDTIKYKNTKGHIVNIKGKMCVIELESGFKVKEKLENLKPSFAPSLTPKSHFNFKQNKSVGVSLDLHGMRGEEALEKLDEFLSNALIAGYDEVLVYHGIGTGILSKLVRDYLLAHPKILSFSDAPANMGGFGAKIIKL